Proteins from one Bartonella sp. HY328 genomic window:
- a CDS encoding fumarylacetoacetate hydrolase family protein yields MGKILFDLPATPLVPVTGSGDLFPVNRIFCVGRNYEDHAKEMGAAVDREAPVYFTKPASAIVLSGGAIPYPPGTTNFHYEMELVVAIDKPTFRVGVDKALDSVFGYACGLDMTRRDLQQYAKDRRYPWDIAKAFENSAIITPITPIKEFGAVNDQHIWLKLNNETKQNSHLNAQIWSVEEVISHLSHYYHLTAGDLIYTGTPAGVGAVKSGDVITGGIDGLSPLVIEIGNAE; encoded by the coding sequence ATGGGAAAAATTTTATTTGACCTTCCAGCAACGCCTTTGGTTCCAGTTACAGGTAGTGGGGATCTTTTTCCGGTAAATCGTATTTTTTGTGTTGGCCGTAACTATGAAGATCACGCCAAGGAAATGGGTGCGGCGGTTGATCGTGAAGCACCCGTTTATTTTACCAAGCCAGCCTCAGCTATTGTTTTGTCGGGCGGCGCTATTCCTTATCCACCTGGTACAACAAATTTTCACTATGAAATGGAGTTAGTTGTTGCCATTGATAAGCCTACTTTTAGAGTTGGTGTTGATAAAGCGCTTGATAGCGTGTTTGGCTATGCTTGTGGTCTTGATATGACACGACGTGATTTACAACAATATGCTAAGGATAGACGATATCCGTGGGATATTGCTAAGGCATTTGAAAATTCAGCGATTATAACGCCAATAACGCCAATTAAAGAATTTGGTGCAGTTAATGATCAGCATATATGGCTTAAGCTTAATAATGAAACTAAGCAAAACTCTCATTTAAATGCCCAAATATGGAGCGTTGAGGAAGTTATTAGCCATTTATCGCATTATTATCACTTAACTGCTGGCGATCTCATCTATACCGGCACACCTGCAGGTGTTGGCGCGGTAAAGTCTGG
- a CDS encoding mechanosensitive ion channel family protein, with protein MQQLLGQHAWLQTLIWLAILIVASFVVNFLVRVLLLRGSYRLLNMVKGGDNNFIRSAISRLANIAPALVFSVGVGFVPGLPAAATKIIENVANAFIILTIALAISSMLSAFEDIYHRRQHSKMRSIKGLVQIVKVALFAVATILILATLIDRSPLILLSGLGAMAAVLMLVFQDTLLSLVASVQIASTDMVRVGDWITVSNLGADGTVIELALYTVKVQNFDNTITTVPIRKLVSDPFINWRGMQESGGRRIKRALFIDQSSIRFLTDEDQQHLSQYVLLRDYLESKNKEISEWNGKLGDKAAIAANTRRMTNIGTFRAYITAYLKSHPGIHQKMTLMVRQLAPDANGLPLEIYCFTNTVIWAEYENTMSNIFDHLYSIIPEFGLQIFQSPSGKDWMHIVMERNNRNIKHEDTSKDDSHTAQ; from the coding sequence ATGCAGCAATTATTGGGCCAGCACGCTTGGCTTCAAACACTAATTTGGCTAGCTATCCTAATTGTCGCTTCTTTTGTTGTTAATTTTTTGGTTCGCGTTTTACTCTTGCGCGGCTCTTATCGGCTGCTTAATATGGTAAAAGGTGGCGACAATAATTTTATTCGCTCTGCCATTTCTCGCCTAGCCAATATTGCACCGGCATTGGTGTTTTCTGTAGGCGTTGGCTTTGTACCTGGACTTCCTGCGGCGGCAACAAAAATTATTGAGAATGTGGCCAATGCTTTTATTATTCTTACCATCGCTTTGGCTATTTCATCTATGCTAAGCGCGTTTGAAGATATTTATCACCGCCGCCAACATTCAAAAATGCGCTCAATCAAAGGGCTAGTACAGATTGTAAAGGTTGCACTTTTTGCTGTCGCTACCATTCTCATCCTAGCCACCTTAATTGATCGCTCACCGCTTATTCTTCTATCAGGTCTCGGCGCCATGGCAGCGGTTTTAATGTTAGTCTTTCAAGATACATTGCTGTCACTGGTTGCTAGCGTGCAAATAGCCTCTACCGATATGGTGCGGGTTGGCGACTGGATTACCGTATCTAATCTTGGCGCTGATGGTACTGTTATCGAGCTTGCCCTTTATACGGTTAAGGTGCAAAATTTTGATAATACTATTACCACCGTTCCTATCCGAAAATTGGTGAGCGATCCATTTATCAATTGGCGCGGCATGCAAGAATCTGGTGGCCGCCGTATTAAACGCGCACTTTTTATAGATCAAAGCAGTATTCGTTTTTTAACCGATGAAGATCAGCAGCATTTATCACAATATGTATTGCTCCGCGATTACCTCGAAAGTAAAAACAAAGAAATATCGGAGTGGAATGGTAAGCTTGGCGACAAAGCTGCCATTGCAGCCAACACACGACGCATGACAAATATTGGCACATTTAGAGCTTATATTACCGCCTATTTGAAAAGCCATCCCGGTATTCACCAAAAAATGACCTTGATGGTGCGCCAATTAGCACCCGATGCCAATGGGTTACCGCTAGAGATTTATTGCTTCACCAATACTGTCATCTGGGCAGAATATGAAAATACTATGTCAAATATTTTTGACCATTTATATTCAATCATACCCGAATTTGGCTTGCAAATTTTCCAATCACCAAGCGGCAAGGATTGGATGCATATTGTCATGGAACGCAATAATAGAAACATCAAACATGAAGATACTTCTAAGGATGATAGTCATACTGCTCAATAA
- a CDS encoding SEL1-like repeat protein: MKYLLSMFFAVIFTFSNIIISNSAETETLQSIQRAAKQGDAQAQNKLGVIYEKGNGVKQDRKLALKWYRLSANQGYAPAQNNIGEMYSEGVGVKQDYDEAIKWFKLSAKQGYAIAQLNVAFAYYNGEGVEEDYLEAFEWMHLAAEQGYAPAQSNLASMYEHGDIGIEHQALALKWYRLAAKQNYPTAQNKLGVFYYNGDGVEEDEKEAAKWFKRAAIQGYDAAQNNLGEMFRDGEGIEQDYLAAADWFLRSAEQGYAPAQVNLGMMYDEGRGFEQDYDEARKWIKIAADQGYDEAQNIMGYYYQHGEGVKKDINESIRWYTLAAYQGYAKAQNNLGLLYSEDEDIQKDYQQAFKWFKMAADQDYAAAQNNVGVCYDKGEGVLPNAKEALKWYHLAAGQDYAIAQFNLGITYMEGNLTTRNYRQALKWFLKAAEHEYAPAQNKLGIIYENGHGLSVNLTKAIEYYRLAASQGNKDAQNALKRLKQE; encoded by the coding sequence ATGAAATATTTACTATCCATGTTTTTCGCGGTCATATTTACATTTTCTAACATTATAATAAGCAATAGTGCAGAGACTGAAACACTTCAATCCATACAAAGGGCGGCTAAACAGGGCGACGCACAAGCACAAAATAAACTTGGTGTCATTTATGAAAAGGGTAATGGCGTTAAACAAGACAGAAAATTGGCGTTAAAATGGTACCGCCTTTCTGCCAATCAAGGCTATGCGCCAGCACAAAACAATATTGGCGAAATGTATTCTGAAGGTGTAGGGGTTAAACAAGATTACGATGAGGCAATCAAATGGTTTAAACTTTCTGCAAAGCAAGGATATGCAATTGCTCAATTAAATGTTGCATTTGCCTATTATAATGGCGAAGGTGTAGAAGAAGATTACCTCGAAGCATTTGAATGGATGCACCTTGCAGCCGAGCAAGGTTATGCGCCTGCCCAAAGCAATCTTGCATCTATGTATGAACATGGTGATATAGGCATAGAACATCAAGCTTTAGCCTTAAAATGGTATCGTCTTGCGGCAAAACAAAATTATCCCACAGCTCAAAATAAATTAGGTGTATTTTATTATAACGGCGATGGTGTAGAAGAGGACGAAAAAGAAGCCGCGAAATGGTTTAAACGCGCCGCCATCCAAGGCTATGATGCTGCCCAAAATAATCTTGGTGAAATGTTCCGCGATGGCGAAGGTATTGAGCAAGATTACCTAGCTGCTGCTGACTGGTTTTTACGGTCAGCAGAGCAAGGATATGCGCCTGCACAAGTTAATTTAGGCATGATGTATGATGAAGGTCGTGGTTTTGAGCAAGATTATGATGAAGCACGAAAATGGATAAAGATTGCCGCAGACCAAGGCTATGACGAAGCCCAAAACATCATGGGCTATTATTACCAACATGGAGAAGGCGTTAAAAAAGATATCAATGAATCCATTCGTTGGTATACTCTTGCCGCATACCAAGGCTATGCTAAAGCACAAAATAACCTTGGCTTACTCTATAGCGAAGATGAAGATATACAAAAAGATTACCAACAAGCATTTAAATGGTTTAAAATGGCAGCAGATCAAGATTATGCGGCAGCGCAAAACAATGTTGGCGTCTGTTATGACAAAGGCGAAGGCGTCCTCCCAAATGCCAAAGAAGCGCTTAAATGGTACCATCTCGCTGCCGGGCAGGATTATGCCATTGCCCAATTTAATTTAGGTATCACCTATATGGAAGGCAATTTAACGACACGTAATTATAGACAAGCATTAAAATGGTTTTTGAAAGCGGCTGAACATGAATATGCGCCAGCACAAAACAAGTTAGGCATTATTTATGAAAATGGTCATGGGCTATCAGTCAACTTAACGAAAGCTATTGAATATTACCGCCTTGCTGCGTCTCAGGGAAACAAAGACGCGCAAAATGCTTTGAAGCGATTAAAACAAGAATGA
- a CDS encoding DMT family transporter, translated as MSNESESQKPNYWPGILVAILATLIFAFQDAITKTLVSSYPITFIVMVRYWVFLAVGMLIAKQSKGGFRKNSKTGHIYLQILRGVLLLAELILIGLAFRHMGLAETTALFQAYPLFGTLLAILILKEAVGWRRITALIIGFLGILIMIRPGSGVFSFGAIFALSGSFCFALYATITRLVGDRDSAITSFFYIGLVGAIITTGCIYYFWVDMDPHHVWLLVLLCLMSVSGHFAMIKALTMAPVSIIQPFNYLQLVWSIFVGLIVFNDFPDKWTLIGAAIVVGSGLFVFYREQVRQPKLKLEDAQ; from the coding sequence ATGTCCAATGAAAGCGAAAGCCAAAAACCAAATTATTGGCCGGGTATTTTGGTTGCCATTTTAGCCACCCTTATTTTTGCTTTTCAAGATGCGATAACTAAAACTCTAGTAAGCAGTTATCCAATTACCTTTATTGTTATGGTGCGATATTGGGTATTTTTGGCGGTTGGTATGCTAATAGCAAAGCAATCAAAAGGCGGCTTTCGTAAAAACAGCAAAACAGGCCATATTTACTTGCAAATTTTACGCGGTGTGTTGCTTTTGGCTGAGCTTATACTCATTGGCTTAGCCTTTCGGCACATGGGACTTGCTGAAACCACGGCGCTTTTTCAAGCCTACCCACTTTTTGGCACACTTCTTGCCATTTTAATATTGAAAGAGGCTGTTGGCTGGCGGCGCATAACTGCTTTAATTATTGGATTTTTAGGCATATTAATTATGATTAGGCCCGGCTCTGGCGTATTTTCCTTTGGCGCGATTTTTGCCCTAAGCGGATCGTTTTGTTTTGCACTTTATGCAACCATAACTCGCCTTGTGGGCGATCGTGATAGTGCAATTACGTCATTTTTCTATATTGGTCTTGTCGGTGCTATTATCACCACAGGATGCATTTATTATTTCTGGGTAGATATGGATCCTCATCATGTTTGGCTCTTGGTTCTCTTATGTCTTATGTCGGTAAGCGGCCACTTTGCCATGATTAAAGCGCTCACCATGGCGCCGGTCAGTATTATTCAGCCTTTCAACTATTTGCAGCTCGTTTGGTCAATTTTTGTTGGGCTGATTGTTTTTAATGATTTTCCAGACAAGTGGACGCTGATTGGTGCGGCGATTGTTGTTGGTAGCGGATTATTTGTGTTTTATCGCGAACAAGTGCGCCAGCCAAAACTTAAATTGGAAGACGCACAATAA
- the ligA gene encoding NAD-dependent DNA ligase LigA: protein MSENELRQIAVEDLSEEQAVKELAALASEMAHNDQLYYLEDNPDLSDADYDALRQRNHAIEQRFPTLIREDSPSLKVGAKVSEKFEKLRHNVAMLSLDNAFNDEDVNDFIDRIHRFLRLDTTTPLGISAEPKIDGLSLSLRYEQGKLVSAATRGDGTIGENVTANALTLKDIPRQLKGNYPDIIEVRGECYMARDDFEKLNQRQEEAGKQRFANPRNAAAGSLRQLDSSITAQRPLRFFAYAWGEVSEMPATTQMGMMDCFAEYGFVVNPLTKLFTSAKDVINHYHKIEELRASLDYDIDGVVYKVNELSLQSRLGFVSRSPRWAIAHKFPAERAFTLLKGIDIQVGRTGALTPVARLEPITVGGVVVTNATLHNEDYIAGIDSNGGKLRDGRDIRIGDMVIIQRAGDVIPQIVDVVLEKRPSDAVLYQFPTTCPVCGSHAVREEGEAVRRCTGGLICPAQVVERIRHFVSRNAFDIEGLGEKQVEFFFHAEDPSLSIKTPADIFTLKKRQENSLTKLENIEGFGSRSVVKLYDAIDARREIALSRFLFGLGMRHIGEVNAKRLARAYISYAAFEKAAKDAKMPTSKADKGNDTWQELINIEGIGQIVAEAVVDFYGEPHNLEAVNALLAEVTPLDEEVVVASHSPVAGKTIVFTGSLERMSRDEAKAMAERFGAKTAGSVSKKTDLVVAGPKAGSKLDKARELDIEVIDEDAWFDLVGA, encoded by the coding sequence ATGAGCGAGAATGAATTAAGACAGATTGCTGTTGAAGATTTAAGCGAAGAGCAAGCAGTAAAAGAATTGGCAGCTCTTGCTAGCGAAATGGCCCATAATGATCAACTCTATTATTTGGAAGATAATCCTGACCTATCTGATGCTGATTATGATGCATTACGTCAACGCAATCATGCGATTGAACAACGTTTCCCAACCTTAATTCGCGAAGATTCTCCGTCCTTAAAAGTGGGCGCTAAGGTCTCGGAAAAATTTGAAAAGCTGCGCCATAATGTTGCAATGCTGTCACTTGATAATGCTTTTAATGACGAAGATGTTAATGATTTTATTGACCGCATACACCGTTTTTTACGCCTTGATACCACAACGCCGCTTGGCATTAGTGCTGAACCTAAAATAGATGGTCTATCTTTGTCATTGCGTTATGAACAGGGCAAATTAGTAAGTGCCGCAACGCGCGGTGATGGTACAATTGGTGAAAATGTTACCGCAAACGCTCTTACACTAAAAGATATTCCTCGCCAGCTGAAGGGTAACTATCCTGATATTATTGAAGTGCGCGGTGAATGCTATATGGCGCGTGATGATTTTGAAAAACTAAATCAACGACAGGAAGAAGCGGGCAAACAGCGTTTTGCTAATCCGCGCAATGCTGCGGCTGGTTCCCTTCGCCAGCTAGATTCTTCAATTACGGCGCAGCGGCCATTGCGATTTTTCGCCTATGCGTGGGGTGAGGTTAGCGAAATGCCGGCAACTACCCAAATGGGGATGATGGATTGCTTTGCTGAATATGGTTTTGTTGTCAACCCCCTTACCAAGCTGTTTACCAGTGCCAAGGATGTTATCAATCATTATCATAAGATTGAGGAACTAAGAGCAAGCCTTGATTATGATATTGACGGCGTGGTCTATAAGGTCAATGAATTGAGCTTGCAAAGCCGCCTTGGTTTTGTATCTCGCTCACCGCGTTGGGCTATTGCCCATAAATTTCCAGCTGAGCGTGCCTTCACACTGTTAAAAGGTATTGATATTCAAGTGGGCAGAACTGGTGCTTTAACACCTGTTGCGCGTCTTGAGCCGATTACCGTTGGCGGTGTGGTGGTGACCAATGCCACGCTTCATAATGAAGATTATATCGCTGGAATTGATTCCAATGGCGGTAAATTGCGCGATGGCCGTGATATTCGTATTGGCGATATGGTCATTATCCAACGCGCTGGCGATGTTATACCGCAAATTGTTGATGTGGTATTAGAAAAACGCCCCAGTGATGCGGTGCTCTATCAGTTTCCTACCACTTGTCCGGTCTGTGGTAGTCATGCGGTGCGAGAGGAAGGCGAAGCTGTGCGCCGTTGTACCGGTGGCCTTATCTGCCCTGCACAGGTGGTTGAACGCATTCGTCATTTTGTGTCACGCAATGCCTTTGATATTGAGGGATTGGGCGAAAAGCAGGTTGAATTTTTCTTCCATGCTGAAGATCCATCATTGAGCATTAAAACACCTGCTGATATTTTCACCTTAAAAAAGCGGCAGGAAAATTCGCTTACCAAACTTGAAAATATAGAGGGATTTGGAAGTAGGTCAGTGGTAAAGCTTTATGATGCCATTGATGCAAGGCGTGAAATTGCTTTGAGCCGCTTTTTATTTGGCCTTGGTATGCGCCATATTGGTGAAGTTAATGCCAAGCGTTTGGCTCGCGCCTATATTTCCTATGCGGCCTTTGAAAAAGCTGCTAAGGATGCCAAAATGCCCACAAGCAAAGCCGATAAAGGCAATGATACATGGCAGGAACTCATCAATATTGAAGGCATAGGCCAAATTGTTGCCGAGGCTGTCGTTGATTTTTATGGTGAACCCCACAATCTAGAAGCTGTTAATGCGCTTTTGGCTGAAGTTACGCCTTTAGATGAAGAAGTGGTGGTTGCAAGTCATTCGCCCGTTGCCGGTAAAACCATTGTGTTTACTGGCTCGCTTGAGCGCATGTCGCGTGATGAAGCAAAAGCCATGGCAGAGCGATTTGGTGCAAAAACGGCTGGTTCGGTCTCTAAAAAAACAGATCTTGTCGTAGCTGGCCCTAAAGCTGGCTCTAAACTTGATAAAGCACGTGAACTTGATATTGAGGTTATTGATGAAGATGCATGGTTCGACCTCGTTGGTGCCTAA